In Halobaculum magnesiiphilum, the following proteins share a genomic window:
- a CDS encoding MATE family efflux transporter encodes MSARDRLSSVFKGRDEFDLTDGSIGKPLFYLSLPIVVTNLLQTAYNLADTLWLGRYSTEALAAISFAFPMVFLLFSLGMGITVAGSVLVAQHIGAGEEAEAKYAASQTVSFAVIVSLVLGGVGYFVVGDLLGLLGASPDVLPLATEYMRVISSGLVFMFGFFVFTALMRGYGDTITPMLVMLLTVIVNIVIDPFLIFGWWIFPELGVEGAAYATIFSRALAFVVGMAIMLRGTRGVQITPREMVPNLSYARKIVRIGVPASIEGTGRSLSVNLMLVIVGLFPTTVVAGYGIGVRVFSVIFLPAIAVARGVETMTGQNIGADKPDRAATAAGIAAKTMFAILGTLGIVVILGARPIAAVFTDDPAVVAVTADFLRWVAPTFGFIGVMRAYTGSFRGAGKTMTAAAISILMLGFIRLPVALGLARPDILGLPLPAFDSTGIWMSFAVSNAAGAVIAYLWYRRGTWRDADPRGEVPVGDEDDEPSDAALSPTDD; translated from the coding sequence ATGAGCGCCCGCGACCGACTTTCGTCGGTGTTCAAGGGTCGAGACGAGTTCGACCTCACCGACGGCAGCATCGGGAAGCCGCTGTTTTACCTCTCGCTGCCCATCGTCGTCACCAACCTCCTCCAGACAGCGTACAACCTCGCGGACACTCTGTGGCTCGGCCGATACAGCACCGAGGCGCTGGCGGCGATCTCGTTCGCGTTCCCGATGGTGTTCCTCCTGTTCTCGCTGGGGATGGGGATCACCGTCGCGGGCTCGGTGCTCGTGGCCCAACACATCGGTGCGGGCGAGGAGGCGGAGGCGAAGTACGCCGCCTCGCAGACCGTCTCGTTCGCGGTGATCGTCTCGCTCGTGCTCGGCGGCGTCGGCTACTTCGTCGTCGGCGACCTGCTCGGGCTGCTCGGGGCGTCGCCCGACGTGCTCCCGCTCGCGACGGAGTACATGCGGGTCATCTCCTCGGGGCTGGTGTTCATGTTCGGCTTCTTCGTATTCACCGCGCTCATGCGCGGCTACGGCGACACGATCACGCCGATGCTGGTGATGCTGCTCACGGTGATCGTGAACATCGTCATCGACCCGTTCCTCATCTTCGGGTGGTGGATCTTCCCGGAACTCGGCGTCGAAGGCGCCGCCTACGCGACGATCTTCTCGCGGGCGCTCGCGTTCGTCGTCGGCATGGCGATCATGCTCCGTGGCACGCGTGGCGTGCAGATCACCCCCCGCGAGATGGTTCCCAACCTCTCGTACGCGAGGAAGATCGTCCGGATCGGCGTTCCCGCCTCGATCGAGGGGACCGGCCGGTCGCTGTCGGTGAACCTGATGCTCGTCATCGTCGGGCTGTTCCCGACGACCGTCGTCGCCGGGTACGGGATCGGCGTGCGCGTGTTCTCGGTCATCTTCCTCCCCGCCATCGCCGTCGCTCGCGGCGTGGAGACGATGACGGGGCAGAACATCGGCGCCGACAAGCCCGACCGCGCCGCGACGGCCGCCGGGATCGCCGCCAAGACGATGTTCGCGATACTCGGCACGCTCGGGATCGTGGTGATCCTCGGCGCCCGTCCCATCGCCGCGGTGTTCACCGACGATCCGGCCGTCGTCGCGGTGACCGCCGACTTCCTGCGGTGGGTCGCGCCGACGTTCGGGTTCATCGGCGTGATGCGCGCCTACACCGGGAGCTTCCGGGGCGCCGGCAAGACGATGACCGCCGCCGCCATCTCGATCCTGATGCTCGGGTTCATCCGCCTCCCGGTGGCGCTGGGGCTCGCGCGCCCGGACATCCTCGGGCTGCCGCTGCCCGCGTTCGACTCGACGGGGATCTGGATGTCCTTCGCCGTCTCGAACGCCGCCGGCGCCGTCATCGCGTACCTCTGGTACCGTCGCGGCACCTGGCGCGACGCCGACCCTCGCGGGGAGGTCCCCGTCGGCGACGAGGACGACGAGCCCTCCGACGCCGCCCTCTCGCCGACCGACGACTGA
- a CDS encoding phosphoribosylamine--glycine ligase: protein MDRHNFLFVSADAALITDLAWQVHDEGHDVRYYIEAERDGEIGDGFVPKTDDWRAEVEWADVIVFDDIWVGSDIGTGELARELREEGKAVVGGTPSTDRLEEDRGYAMEILEEHGVDTIEHHVFHDFDEAARHVQANPAPYVIKPLGEVQNVKRLLYVGNEDDGSDVVDVLRAYKKAWGHRMKGFQLQRKVEGVEVAICGFFDGNGFVDHVNFNFEHKKLFPGNIGPSTGEMGTSMFWAGQNKLFEETLGKLEDWLAEEGYVGSIDINCIVNENGIYPLEFTPRFGYPTIALQEESFESPTGQFFFDLAHGYDPELDVHNGYQIGVRVVLPPFPFDDETTYDENSRNAAVVFDIEDRDGIHLEDTKRVDGQWRVAGDSGMPLVVTGKGDTMGAAREQAYGRIDDIVIPNMYYRDDIGERWIDGDGDRLQAWGYLGPA from the coding sequence ATGGACCGCCACAACTTCCTGTTCGTCTCCGCCGACGCCGCGCTGATCACCGACCTCGCGTGGCAAGTCCACGATGAGGGTCACGACGTCCGGTACTACATCGAGGCGGAGCGCGACGGGGAGATCGGCGACGGGTTCGTCCCCAAGACCGACGACTGGCGCGCGGAGGTCGAGTGGGCCGACGTGATCGTCTTCGACGACATCTGGGTCGGCTCCGACATCGGTACGGGGGAACTCGCCCGGGAACTCCGCGAGGAGGGGAAGGCCGTCGTCGGGGGGACGCCCTCAACCGACCGTCTCGAGGAGGACCGCGGGTACGCGATGGAGATCCTGGAGGAGCACGGCGTCGACACCATCGAACACCACGTCTTCCACGACTTCGACGAGGCCGCCCGCCACGTCCAGGCGAACCCGGCGCCGTACGTGATCAAACCGCTCGGGGAGGTCCAGAACGTCAAACGGCTCCTCTACGTCGGCAACGAGGACGACGGCAGCGACGTGGTCGACGTGCTCCGTGCCTACAAGAAGGCGTGGGGCCACCGGATGAAGGGGTTTCAGCTCCAACGGAAGGTCGAGGGCGTCGAGGTCGCGATCTGCGGGTTCTTCGACGGCAACGGGTTCGTCGACCACGTCAACTTCAATTTCGAGCACAAGAAGCTGTTCCCGGGGAACATCGGCCCCTCGACCGGCGAGATGGGAACGTCGATGTTCTGGGCCGGCCAGAACAAGCTGTTCGAGGAGACACTCGGCAAGCTGGAGGACTGGCTCGCCGAGGAGGGGTACGTCGGAAGTATCGACATCAACTGCATCGTCAACGAGAACGGCATCTACCCCCTGGAGTTCACCCCCCGGTTCGGCTACCCGACGATCGCGTTGCAGGAGGAGTCGTTCGAGTCCCCGACTGGACAGTTCTTCTTCGATCTCGCCCACGGCTACGACCCCGAACTGGACGTCCACAACGGCTACCAGATCGGCGTCCGCGTCGTCCTGCCGCCGTTCCCGTTCGACGACGAGACGACCTACGACGAGAACTCACGGAACGCGGCCGTCGTGTTCGACATCGAGGACCGCGACGGCATCCACCTGGAGGACACGAAGCGGGTGGACGGACAGTGGCGCGTCGCCGGCGACAGCGGGATGCCGCTCGTCGTGACGGGCAAGGGGGACACGATGGGGGCCGCCCGCGAGCAGGCGTACGGCCGCATCGACGACATCGTGATCCCGAACATGTACTACCGCGACGACATCGGCGAGCGGTGGATCGACGGCGACGGCGACCGACTGCAGGCGTGGGGCTACCTCGGGCCGGCGTGA
- a CDS encoding energy-coupling factor ABC transporter ATP-binding protein translates to MIEVHDLTHRYGNGERTGSRDADASGAGDDASTGGDDADDDDSGNDDSDAGAGATAVRDVSLQIPDGEFLVLAGANGSGKSTLVRHFNGLLDPDGGEVLVDGDPVGDDLVAARTRVGMVFQEPRDCFVAATVARDVAFGPENLGLPRAEIDARVKRALAAVNLAGRGDERIDRLSGGEQERAAVAGALAMEPSHLVLDEPFTGLDEPARESVLAHLVELNRDGTGIVLVTHDLRDVLDPADRLVVLDDGAVAVDAPPSAAVEALDDLPVRRPDPPARLPERC, encoded by the coding sequence GTGATCGAGGTTCACGACCTCACGCACCGCTACGGGAACGGCGAACGGACCGGCTCGCGCGACGCCGACGCGTCCGGCGCGGGCGACGACGCGTCCACCGGAGGCGACGACGCCGATGACGACGACAGCGGCAACGACGACAGCGACGCCGGCGCCGGAGCGACCGCCGTCCGCGACGTGTCGCTGCAGATTCCGGACGGCGAGTTCCTCGTGCTCGCGGGGGCCAACGGCTCCGGAAAGTCGACGCTCGTGCGGCACTTCAACGGCCTGCTCGACCCCGACGGGGGCGAGGTGCTCGTCGACGGTGACCCCGTCGGCGACGACCTCGTCGCCGCCCGGACACGCGTCGGGATGGTGTTCCAGGAGCCGCGTGACTGCTTCGTCGCCGCGACGGTCGCCCGCGACGTGGCGTTCGGCCCGGAGAACCTCGGCCTCCCCAGAGCGGAGATCGACGCCCGGGTCAAGCGCGCGCTGGCGGCGGTGAACTTGGCCGGCCGCGGCGACGAGCGCATCGACCGGCTCTCCGGCGGCGAACAGGAGCGTGCCGCCGTCGCCGGCGCGCTCGCGATGGAGCCGAGCCATCTCGTCCTCGACGAGCCGTTCACGGGGCTCGACGAGCCGGCCCGCGAGTCCGTCCTCGCGCACCTCGTCGAACTCAACCGCGACGGCACCGGGATCGTCCTCGTGACCCACGACCTGCGCGACGTGCTCGACCCGGCCGACCGGCTCGTCGTGCTCGACGACGGCGCGGTGGCGGTCGACGCGCCCCCGTCCGCGGCCGTCGAGGCGCTCGACGACCTCCCGGTCCGTCGACCGGACCCCCCCGCCCGTCTGCCCGAGCGATGCTGA
- a CDS encoding TetR/AcrR family transcriptional regulator, translated as MSQEQDTQTEFMEATYRALCRHGYADLTMQDIADETDKSKAALHYHFDGKDDLFREFLAYLHEGFAEKIADHPDGSPVTKLVALVRRVLDPVDDESDQQFNTAFMEIKAQAPYRDGYREILRRFDADLRAEIAGLVRAAIDAGQYDEETDPEEVAEHVLTYIHGTWTRAAAIGADVVTMREHLIDDLLDMLVEDATVPVSAESPDAPALADDDDDALDEDATDGTAAGDADIDDGADADADDDADDSDEVSRE; from the coding sequence ATGAGTCAGGAGCAAGACACGCAGACGGAGTTCATGGAGGCGACGTACCGCGCGCTGTGTAGGCACGGGTACGCCGACCTCACCATGCAGGACATCGCCGACGAGACGGACAAGAGCAAGGCAGCCCTCCACTACCACTTCGACGGCAAGGACGACCTGTTCCGGGAGTTCCTCGCGTACCTCCACGAGGGGTTCGCGGAGAAGATCGCGGACCATCCGGACGGGTCCCCCGTGACGAAGCTGGTGGCGCTGGTTCGCCGCGTGCTTGACCCGGTGGACGACGAGTCCGACCAGCAGTTCAACACGGCGTTCATGGAGATCAAAGCGCAGGCGCCGTATCGCGACGGCTATCGCGAGATACTACGGCGCTTCGACGCCGATCTGCGCGCGGAGATCGCCGGTCTCGTTCGGGCGGCGATCGACGCCGGACAGTACGACGAGGAGACCGACCCCGAGGAGGTCGCGGAGCACGTCCTCACCTACATCCACGGGACGTGGACCCGCGCGGCCGCCATCGGCGCGGACGTGGTGACGATGCGCGAGCACCTGATCGACGACCTCCTCGACATGCTCGTCGAGGACGCGACCGTTCCCGTCAGTGCGGAGTCGCCCGATGCGCCGGCGCTGGCCGACGACGACGATGACGCACTCGACGAGGACGCGACCGACGGCACCGCCGCCGGCGACGCGGACATCGACGACGGTGCCGACGCTGACGCCGACGACGACGCCGACGACAGCGACGAGGTGTCGCGCGAATGA
- a CDS encoding winged helix-turn-helix domain-containing protein produces MSDDAPLGESPEPVAEEEPSSDPQADRQSPEDSFAVVANDTRLSILRELHDRVAVADRTEYTVPFTELREAVGEPDSGKFSYHLNQLLGEFVEKRPEGYAILYPGTELVRTVKSGAVGPTEHAVSEPTSASCYLCGAPVCVAYTYGYVSGQCTDCRGALGFDYMPEGTLSSIPVPGAAVGDEIEAAPEALLDRVHGRFCHRARTFGDGSCPRCGGRTESRIRVCTEHDASDGPCVECGTTMSATVQVTCEVCSEGGISPAACMVSHRAPFREALAAAGVDSLGYDAFAVTAGWTVHVVDGDEPAVEYDLAAGRVRVVVDGDIRILR; encoded by the coding sequence ATGTCGGACGACGCCCCCCTCGGCGAGTCGCCCGAACCTGTCGCCGAGGAGGAGCCGTCCTCGGACCCCCAGGCGGACCGACAGTCGCCCGAGGACTCGTTCGCGGTCGTCGCCAACGACACGCGGCTGTCGATCCTCCGCGAGCTTCACGACCGAGTCGCGGTCGCCGACCGCACCGAGTACACCGTCCCGTTCACCGAGCTCCGCGAGGCGGTCGGCGAGCCCGACAGCGGGAAGTTCAGCTACCACCTCAACCAACTGCTCGGCGAGTTCGTCGAGAAGCGGCCCGAGGGGTACGCCATCCTGTACCCCGGAACGGAGCTGGTCCGGACGGTGAAAAGCGGTGCCGTCGGTCCCACCGAACACGCCGTTTCGGAACCGACCAGCGCGTCGTGTTATCTGTGTGGAGCGCCGGTGTGCGTGGCGTACACGTACGGGTACGTCTCGGGACAGTGTACGGACTGCCGGGGCGCGCTCGGGTTCGATTACATGCCGGAGGGGACGCTGAGTTCGATACCCGTCCCGGGAGCCGCCGTCGGCGACGAGATCGAGGCGGCACCGGAGGCGCTCCTGGACCGCGTTCACGGCAGGTTCTGTCACCGTGCTCGGACGTTCGGCGACGGGAGCTGTCCGCGCTGTGGCGGCCGAACCGAGTCACGCATTCGGGTGTGCACGGAGCACGACGCGAGCGACGGCCCGTGTGTCGAGTGCGGCACGACCATGTCCGCGACGGTCCAGGTGACCTGTGAGGTGTGCTCCGAGGGCGGGATCTCACCCGCGGCGTGCATGGTCAGCCATCGGGCTCCCTTCCGCGAGGCGCTGGCGGCCGCTGGCGTCGACAGCTTGGGGTACGACGCCTTCGCCGTCACCGCCGGATGGACCGTACACGTCGTCGACGGCGACGAGCCGGCCGTCGAGTACGACCTTGCCGCCGGGCGGGTTCGGGTGGTCGTCGACGGCGACATCCGGATCCTCCGGTAG
- a CDS encoding TATA-box-binding protein, giving the protein MTDPAESIEIQNVVASTGIGQELDLEALAEDLPGADFNPDNFPGLVYRTQEPKAAALIFRSGKIVCTGAKSIDDVHEALGIIFEKLRGLKIPVEDDPDITVQNIVSSADLGHQLNLNALAIGLGLEDVEYEPEQFPGLVYRMDEPDVVILLFGSGKIVITGGKRTDDAEEAVEEIVDRIEALGLLG; this is encoded by the coding sequence ATGACGGACCCGGCAGAATCCATCGAGATTCAGAACGTTGTAGCATCGACGGGGATCGGGCAGGAGCTCGACCTCGAAGCCCTGGCCGAGGACCTCCCGGGCGCGGACTTCAACCCGGACAACTTCCCCGGGCTGGTGTACCGAACGCAGGAGCCGAAGGCGGCCGCCCTCATCTTCCGCTCCGGGAAGATCGTCTGCACGGGCGCCAAGAGCATCGACGACGTGCACGAGGCCCTCGGGATCATCTTCGAGAAGCTCCGCGGGCTGAAGATCCCGGTCGAGGACGACCCGGACATCACCGTCCAGAACATCGTCTCCTCGGCCGACCTGGGCCACCAGCTCAACCTCAACGCCCTCGCGATCGGGCTCGGGCTGGAGGACGTGGAGTACGAGCCCGAGCAGTTCCCCGGCCTCGTCTACCGGATGGACGAGCCGGACGTGGTGATCCTCCTGTTCGGCTCGGGGAAGATCGTCATCACGGGCGGCAAACGCACCGACGACGCCGAGGAGGCGGTCGAGGAGATCGTCGACCGCATCGAGGCGCTCGGCCTCCTCGGGTAG
- a CDS encoding biotin transporter BioY, with amino-acid sequence MSTATEDVDLVGEEIAANVARAALFAALTGVFAYVSFQLPVTSVPFTLQVLGVFLAGVFLGPVWGAASMVIYVVAGAVGAPVFAYGSAGLGSLFGQWGGYLWSYPFAAAVVGAGVHGAGDLVDPGSVSIGRLVGSMTVGTLVIYAFGTLGYAVVGDVTLVTAVLAAAVPFVPAEAIKAAATVAIVRSDAVVAR; translated from the coding sequence ATGAGTACCGCAACGGAGGACGTCGACCTCGTCGGCGAGGAGATCGCCGCCAACGTGGCGCGGGCCGCGCTGTTCGCGGCGTTGACCGGCGTGTTCGCGTACGTGTCGTTTCAGCTTCCGGTGACCTCGGTGCCGTTCACCCTGCAGGTGTTGGGCGTGTTCCTCGCCGGGGTGTTCCTCGGCCCCGTGTGGGGCGCCGCGTCGATGGTCATCTACGTCGTCGCGGGGGCGGTGGGCGCGCCGGTGTTCGCGTACGGGTCCGCCGGCCTCGGGTCGCTGTTCGGGCAGTGGGGCGGCTACCTGTGGTCGTACCCGTTCGCGGCCGCCGTCGTCGGCGCGGGCGTCCACGGCGCGGGCGACCTGGTCGACCCGGGGTCGGTCAGCATCGGTCGCCTCGTCGGGTCGATGACGGTCGGAACGCTCGTGATCTACGCGTTCGGAACTCTCGGCTACGCGGTCGTCGGCGACGTGACCCTCGTGACCGCGGTGCTGGCGGCGGCGGTTCCGTTCGTCCCCGCGGAGGCGATCAAGGCGGCGGCGACGGTGGCGATCGTCCGCAGCGACGCCGTCGTCGCCCGGTAG
- a CDS encoding DUF4097 family beta strand repeat-containing protein: MSRDLTRRRVLAGGATALLASIGGCSGATPFVGKRTERDETVAVDGAERLVARTDLGDVTLRAEARDDIGVRITKQASSVTADLSDLSFRVERSGGDLVLRSEFTGDTEFFGGRPSMSLDVTLPRSLPVSAVRSSVGDISVDGVDGDVDAETDTGDVRLRGVSGSVRAAASTGDVTVADPDAIRGARTQTGDVTADVPDLDGDVRVESRTGDVAVAVGGNVDADLRVATSTGDVSVDGVSLSEATRTDDLVTGTLGDGGPSLAVETRTGDASVSPLN, from the coding sequence GTGAGCCGAGATCTCACGCGTCGCCGCGTCCTCGCGGGCGGCGCAACGGCCCTCCTGGCATCGATCGGCGGCTGCAGCGGCGCGACGCCGTTCGTCGGCAAGCGAACCGAGCGCGACGAGACGGTCGCCGTCGACGGAGCCGAACGGCTCGTCGCTCGAACCGACTTGGGCGACGTGACACTTCGTGCCGAAGCGCGCGACGACATCGGCGTGCGGATCACGAAGCAAGCCAGCAGCGTCACGGCGGACCTCTCGGATCTCTCCTTCCGGGTCGAGCGGTCGGGGGGCGATCTCGTCCTCCGTTCGGAGTTCACCGGGGACACGGAGTTCTTCGGCGGCCGCCCGTCGATGTCGCTCGACGTGACGCTGCCCCGGTCGCTGCCAGTGTCGGCCGTCCGGAGTTCCGTCGGCGACATCTCCGTCGACGGCGTCGACGGCGACGTGGACGCCGAGACGGACACCGGTGACGTCCGCCTCCGCGGCGTCTCAGGGTCGGTCCGGGCGGCGGCGTCGACCGGCGACGTGACGGTGGCCGATCCTGACGCGATCCGAGGCGCGCGGACCCAGACCGGCGACGTGACCGCCGATGTCCCCGACCTCGACGGCGACGTCCGGGTCGAGTCGCGAACCGGCGATGTCGCGGTCGCGGTCGGCGGGAACGTCGACGCCGACCTCCGGGTCGCCACCAGCACCGGCGACGTGTCGGTCGACGGGGTGTCGCTGTCGGAGGCGACCCGGACCGACGACCTCGTGACCGGCACGCTCGGCGACGGCGGCCCCTCCCTCGCCGTCGAGACCCGTACCGGCGACGCGTCGGTCTCCCCGCTGAACTGA
- a CDS encoding cupin domain-containing protein, with protein MEYAMFRDGSDGGDGGDEERGTVRLGDALGTEHVAINRYRIAPGDGFPSGLHAHADQEEVFVVVAGSATFETLEGDVRVEAGEAIRFAPGEFQTGHNDGDGDDDLVAFALGAPRDSDDVRVPATCPDCGADSLRLATDGDLTFACPACEAEHTPAPCPDCGRDDLGFTTDDANDPVVECGDCGARFDDAPLER; from the coding sequence GTGGAGTACGCTATGTTTCGCGACGGCAGCGACGGCGGCGACGGCGGCGACGAGGAGCGGGGAACGGTCCGGCTCGGCGACGCGCTCGGAACCGAACACGTCGCGATCAACCGCTACCGGATCGCTCCCGGCGACGGGTTCCCGAGCGGCCTCCACGCACACGCCGATCAGGAGGAAGTGTTCGTCGTCGTCGCCGGGTCGGCGACGTTCGAGACGCTCGAGGGGGACGTTCGGGTAGAGGCGGGCGAGGCGATCCGGTTCGCGCCCGGCGAGTTCCAGACCGGACACAACGACGGCGACGGCGACGACGACCTCGTCGCGTTCGCGCTCGGCGCGCCCCGCGACAGCGACGACGTGCGCGTCCCGGCGACGTGCCCCGACTGCGGGGCGGACTCGCTCCGGCTCGCCACCGACGGCGACCTGACGTTCGCGTGTCCAGCCTGCGAGGCGGAACACACGCCCGCGCCGTGTCCGGACTGCGGGAGAGACGACCTCGGGTTCACGACGGACGACGCGAACGACCCGGTCGTCGAGTGCGGCGACTGTGGGGCGCGGTTCGACGACGCGCCGCTGGAACGATAG
- a CDS encoding energy-coupling factor transporter transmembrane component T family protein: MLTYEPGDSVGHRLDARSKLLLQATFAGAAFAYTDPVGLAALTALVLGLLALSATPPGVVFAEYRGVLPFLAAAPAIESLQLTAPWVDPAAAVGPTLAAYRTLLLLALVAAYVRTTPVRESEAAVGRLVPGKPGRLLGLGVGLVFRFLPVLQADLARTREAMAARLGDERSIRERVRIVATAGLNRALTRTDRLAVALRARCLSWNPTPPESTFGRDDAAALALALALAASAAWPAVAAAAW, from the coding sequence ATGCTGACCTACGAGCCGGGCGACTCGGTCGGCCACCGGCTCGACGCGCGCAGCAAGCTGCTCCTGCAGGCGACGTTCGCGGGGGCGGCGTTCGCCTACACCGACCCCGTGGGGTTGGCGGCGCTCACCGCGCTCGTGCTCGGGTTGCTGGCGCTTTCGGCGACGCCGCCCGGCGTCGTGTTCGCGGAGTACCGCGGCGTGCTCCCGTTTCTGGCGGCAGCCCCCGCGATCGAATCGCTACAGCTCACGGCGCCGTGGGTCGACCCTGCCGCGGCGGTCGGCCCGACGCTCGCGGCCTACCGGACGCTGCTGCTGCTCGCGCTGGTCGCGGCGTACGTCCGGACGACGCCCGTCCGCGAGTCGGAGGCCGCCGTCGGGCGCCTCGTGCCCGGCAAGCCGGGGCGGCTCCTCGGGCTGGGCGTCGGGCTCGTGTTCCGCTTCCTCCCGGTGTTGCAGGCAGACCTCGCCCGGACGCGCGAGGCGATGGCCGCCCGTCTCGGCGACGAGCGGTCGATCCGGGAACGGGTGCGGATCGTCGCGACCGCGGGGCTGAACCGGGCCCTCACGCGCACCGACCGGCTGGCCGTCGCGCTCCGCGCGCGGTGTCTCTCGTGGAACCCGACCCCGCCCGAGTCGACGTTCGGCCGCGACGACGCCGCGGCGCTGGCGCTCGCGCTCGCGCTCGCGGCGTCGGCCGCGTGGCCGGCGGTCGCGGCGGCGGCGTGGTAG
- a CDS encoding DEAD/DEAH box helicase, with translation MTDDGDEPPVGGGVDEDGDGVNVNDDDGVGTDDDIVNEGVADETPADLTIDGFYDAVEAAGRPVLTASGVARETDRTQAAARDHLDALAAEGSVERVDVEADPVVYYPSSWGDLAERERVVMFPTRRQIVVDQPTQYTRAMLADFAHLVDSTGTEPGTRGYLYEIRQEDIWAAPFEEFAELLARMRSVLPRRSPHLEEWAENQWKRARQFRLRTHEDGYVILEADREELMGNVARQKLDGSALQAELSDTESWVNDEEIGHVKRVLYEAGYPVIDERDLESGDPLDVTLEADLRAYQTDWVDRFTEQRAGVFVAPPGSGKTVAALGALEAVGGETLILVPSRELAGQWRSEILAHTDLEDADIGEYHGGEKEIAPVTIATYQTAGMDRHRSLFDSREWGLIVYDECHHIPSPVFKRSADLQSKHRLGLSATPIREDDNEEEIFTLIGPPIGTDWGALFDAGFVQEPEVEIRYVPWRDDEAENEWASADGRQRHMAAARNPAKADEVRRLRERHGDAKALVFVDYLDQGEALAAELGVPFVSGETRHHVRQRLFEEFRQGERRTLVVSRIADEGIDLPNAELAVVASGLGGSRRQGAQRAGRTMRPAGSALVYVLATRGTSEEDFAQRQMNHLAEKGIRVHERTVE, from the coding sequence ATGACTGACGACGGCGACGAGCCGCCCGTGGGCGGTGGCGTCGACGAGGACGGCGACGGCGTCAACGTGAACGACGACGACGGCGTCGGCACGGACGACGACATCGTCAACGAGGGCGTCGCCGACGAGACCCCCGCCGACCTCACGATCGACGGCTTCTACGACGCCGTCGAGGCGGCGGGACGCCCGGTGCTCACCGCCTCGGGGGTCGCACGCGAGACCGACCGCACGCAGGCGGCGGCGCGCGACCACCTCGACGCGCTCGCCGCGGAGGGGTCCGTCGAGCGCGTCGACGTGGAGGCGGACCCGGTGGTGTACTACCCGAGCAGCTGGGGCGACCTCGCCGAGCGCGAGCGGGTGGTGATGTTCCCGACGCGCCGGCAGATCGTGGTGGACCAGCCGACGCAGTACACCCGCGCGATGCTCGCGGACTTCGCCCACCTCGTCGACTCGACCGGGACCGAACCCGGCACCCGCGGCTACCTCTATGAGATCCGCCAGGAGGACATCTGGGCGGCGCCGTTCGAGGAGTTCGCCGAGTTGCTCGCGCGGATGCGGTCGGTGCTGCCGCGGCGCTCGCCGCATCTGGAGGAATGGGCGGAAAACCAGTGGAAGCGCGCGCGGCAGTTCCGCCTTCGCACCCACGAGGACGGCTACGTGATCCTCGAGGCCGACCGCGAGGAGCTGATGGGCAACGTCGCCCGCCAGAAGCTCGACGGGTCGGCGCTGCAGGCGGAGCTTTCGGACACCGAGTCGTGGGTGAACGACGAAGAGATCGGCCACGTGAAGCGCGTCCTCTACGAGGCGGGCTACCCCGTCATCGACGAGCGCGACCTCGAATCGGGCGACCCCCTCGACGTGACGCTGGAGGCGGACCTCCGCGCGTACCAGACGGACTGGGTCGACCGCTTCACCGAGCAGCGCGCGGGCGTGTTCGTCGCGCCGCCGGGGTCGGGCAAGACCGTCGCCGCGTTGGGCGCCCTGGAGGCGGTCGGCGGCGAGACGCTGATCCTCGTCCCCTCCCGGGAACTCGCCGGACAGTGGCGTTCCGAGATCCTCGCCCACACCGACCTCGAGGACGCCGATATCGGCGAGTACCACGGCGGCGAAAAGGAGATCGCGCCGGTGACGATCGCCACCTATCAGACCGCCGGGATGGACCGGCACCGCTCGCTGTTCGACTCCCGCGAGTGGGGGCTGATCGTCTACGACGAGTGCCACCACATCCCCAGCCCGGTGTTCAAACGCTCCGCCGACCTCCAGAGCAAACATCGCCTCGGCCTGTCCGCGACCCCGATACGGGAGGACGACAACGAGGAGGAGATATTCACGCTCATCGGGCCGCCCATCGGCACCGACTGGGGCGCGCTGTTCGACGCCGGGTTCGTTCAAGAGCCGGAAGTCGAGATCCGGTACGTCCCGTGGCGCGACGACGAGGCCGAAAACGAGTGGGCCAGCGCCGACGGCCGCCAGCGCCACATGGCCGCCGCACGAAACCCCGCGAAGGCCGACGAGGTGCGTCGCCTGCGCGAGCGTCACGGCGACGCGAAGGCGCTCGTGTTCGTCGACTACCTCGATCAGGGCGAGGCGCTCGCGGCCGAGTTGGGCGTCCCGTTCGTCTCCGGGGAGACGCGCCACCACGTCCGACAGCGTCTGTTCGAGGAGTTCCGGCAGGGCGAGCGCCGGACGCTCGTCGTTTCGCGGATCGCCGACGAGGGGATCGACCTCCCGAACGCGGAGCTGGCGGTCGTCGCGTCCGGGCTCGGGGGGAGTCGCCGACAGGGCGCACAGCGTGCAGGGCGGACGATGCGTCCCGCGGGATCGGCGCTCGTGTACGTGCTCGCGACCCGGGGGACCAGCGAGGAGGACTTCGCACAGCGGCAGATGAACCACCTCGCGGAGAAGGGGATCCGCGTCCACGAGCGGACCGTCGAGTAG